One genomic segment of Heptranchias perlo isolate sHepPer1 chromosome 3, sHepPer1.hap1, whole genome shotgun sequence includes these proteins:
- the LOC137319087 gene encoding frizzled-6-like isoform X1: MKGSVLIFICLLVLLMVPLTQGHSLFTCEPITIHRCKGLPYNMTFFPNKLEHYDQDIAAVSMEPFLPLINLLCSPDVQMFLCSAFVPACTEKLQIVPPCRKLCENVFRDCEKLIETFGITWPEELQCDRLEDCDDGQHSSAVAPTSRSITEKTSQTVVRDYGFWCPRPLKTPTGHDTSFLGVGDCLPPCPNMFFKEDELNFAKCFIGIVSIFCLCATLFTFLTFLIDVRRFRYPERPIIFYAVCYSIVSLMYFVGFVAGNNIVCNEADEKLGTVETVVIGAQNKGCTILFMLLYFFTMAGTVWWVILTITWFLAAGLKWSCEAIEQKAMWYHSVAWGMPGIFTIMLLALNKVEGDNISGVCFVGLYDLNALRYFILMPLCLCVVVGLSLLLAGIISLNHVRQVIQHDGRNQEKLKKFMIRIGVFSGLYLVPLVALLGCYIYEQALRTTWETTWVYDHCQDYHIPCPNQVKTLTRPDLSLFMMKYLMTLIVGIPAVFWVGSRKTCSEWANFFHSARKRDPITESRKVLQESCEFFLKHNSKVQHKKKHKASSHKLRVISKSMGTSTTGMANHGTSTLPATNHESFSQGTFSEAKPFLEISAQEIDEHDAFLPDTPSVLNASTGEQASLSLSGQVVSADLPEKRSKGGSASGRISTQSEGLQRVPDGRLTPRGDYAEERTLQSSCFLVPHYPRPSSTKGSASLLVHALPDSSKVEDPENND; encoded by the exons CCTTTTCTTCCACTTATAAACCTGCTTTGCTCACCGGATGTGCAAATGTTTCTGTGCAGCGCGTTTGTGCCTGCCTGTACAGAAAAACTTCAGATTGTCCCACCTTGCAGAAAACTTTGTGAGAACGTTTTCCGGGATTGTGAAAAACTCATCGAGACATTTGGGATCACATGGCCTGAGGAGCTGCAGTGTGATCG GTTGGAAGATTGTGACGATGGCCAACACTCTTCAGCAGTAGCCCCAACTTCAAGATCAATTACAGAGAAGACATCACAAACGGTAGTGAGGGATTATGGATTTTGGTGTCCGCGGCCCTTGAAGACCCCTACTGGGCACGACACTTCGTTTCTTGGTGTAGGTGATTGTTTGCCGCCATGTCCTAACATGTTCTTCAAAGAAGATGAACTAAACTTTGCCAAATGTTTCATTGGAATTGTTTCCATCTTTTGTCTGTGTGCAACTCTCTTTACGTTCCTGACTTTCCTTATCGATGTTAGAAGATTTCGGTATCCTGAACGGCCAATCATTTTCTATGCGGTATGCTATAGCATAGTATCTCTAATGTACTTTGTGGGTTTTGTCGCTGGTAATAACATAGTCTGCAACGAGGCGGATGAAAAACTGGGCACCGTGGAAACAGTTGTCATAGGAGCGCAGAATAAGGGTTGTACCATCCTTTTCATGTTGTTGTATTTCTTTACCATGGCAGGAACTGTTTGGTGGGTAATCCTGACCATAACCTGGTTCCTGGCAGCAGGACTGAAGTGGAGTTGTGAAGCGATTGAACAGAAAGCAATGTGGTACCATTCTGTTGCCTGGGGAATGCCTGGGATATTCACAATAATGCTGCTTGCCTTGAACAAAGTTGAAGGCGACAATATCAGTGGCGTGTGCTTTGTCGGGCTGTATGACTTGAATGCTTTGCGTTATTTTATCTTGATGCCCTTGTGCCTCTGTGTGGTGGTGGGATTGTCCCTTCTGTTGGCAGGAATTATTTCCTTGAATCACGTACGACAGGTGATCCAACATGATGGAAGAAATCAAGAGAAGCTGAAGAAATTTATGATTCGAATCGGAGTTTTTAGCGGCCTGTACTTGGTACCTTTGGTTGCTCTCCTGGGATGCTATATTTATGAGCAAGCCCTTCGGACAACTTGGGAAACTACATGGGTTTATGATCACTGTCAGGATTATCACATCCCATGCCCCAATCAG GTAAAAACTCTGACCAGGCCTGACTTGTCTCTTTTTATGATGAAATACCTGATGACACTAATTGTCGGTATACCAGCAGTTTTCTGGGTTGGCAGTAGAAAGACCTGTTCTGAATGGGCCAATTTCTTTCACAGTGCCCGCAAGCGAGA CCCTATAACTGAAAGTCGGAAGGTGCTGCAGGAGTCCTGTGAATTTTTCCTAAAGCACAATTCTAAAGTTCAGCACAAAAAGAAACACAAGGCAAGTTCCCATAAGCTCAGGGTAATCTCTAAATCCATGGGGACGTCCACTACAGGCATGGCAAATCATGGGACATCAACCTTGCCTGCAACCAATCACGAATCCTTCAGTCAAGGGACATTTTCAGAGGCTAAACCTTTTCTTGAAATATCCGCCCAGGAGATCGATGAGCATGATGCTTTTCTTCCCGATACCCCTTCTGTATTGAACGCCTCCACCGGGGAACAAGCTTCACTCAGTTTATCGGGCCAAGTGGTGTCTGCCGACCTGCCAGAGAAAAGGAGTAAGGGGGGAAGTGCATCCGGCAGAATTAGCACCCAGTCTGAAGGCTTGCAGCGTGTCCCGGATGGACG ATTAACACCAAGAGGCGACTACGCTGAGGAACGTACACTACAAAGTAGCTGTTTCCTCGTGCCCCACTATCCACGGCCAAGTAGTACCAAGGGTTCCGCTTCTCTCCTTGTACATGCATTGCCGGACTCCAGCAAAGTTGAAGACCCCGAGAACAATGACTGA